One Sphingomonas sabuli genomic region harbors:
- a CDS encoding NAD-glutamate dehydrogenase: protein MTAQPRLPKTLVDTIRSALTSNALPGETESFDKARQCEAAEFIASALAVRAPRTTSIQMESTGGEAGRRRMRLVAVNEDMPFLVDSVAGALAARDLSVHRLLHPIVKVTRDKDGRVVKMGEGEPESIIYLELDRADARGRQEVVRQLKRVLSDVRAAVRDWKPMLARMVEDAESIAETDPESAALLRWLAADNFTLLGHGNFGKKGQVSDALGILRHESALWEKDAAQAAIAHLAQEDRAVLILKADRISPVHRRVPLDVVMVRLGNGELSVHTGLWTSEALRTSAQHVPVLRQRLAELDRELGFAPSSHAGKALAHVISTLPHDLLISFDEQEVRAAALTAMSLADRPRPKLLLLPGALRRHLYAFVWLPRDELTTARRRAIGMMLESEIEAPISSWQVELGEGELALIRFTLPIDPASELPDADALDAAVVEMVRGWSPAVEAELIAAAGAPRAARLALSYLPAFPEGYRTRTSPEEAAQDVVRLSELADDDQRSVRLCRSSHGMHELELKTYRRGDLIPLSEAVPVLENFGFKVLEEIPTSLAGGSIGYIHDFRLELPGVEDVTPILERAAVIEEAISNVLEGAAEDDEFNQLVLFTGLDPTAVVWIRAWFRYLRQTGSAFGLLTIADALRRAPEATQAITGLFRSLHDPATRGRDAAIERCRSAFDDALANVRSIDDDRILRRMRALVEAIIRTNAFSPAAAEALAFKINSAEVPGLPAPVPWREIWIYSPRVEGIHLRGGPIARGGIRWSDRRDDFRTEILGLMKAQLVKNSVIVPTGAKGGFYPKLLPPPTDRDKWVAEGTASYKIFIRALLSITDNIVDNKVVHPERVVVRDGDDPYFVVAADKGTATFSDIANGIALDHGFWLGDAFASGGSNGYDHKAMGITARGAWISVQRHFLEMGVDVQKDPVKVAGVGDMSGDVFGNGMLLSKSIRLIAAFDHRHIFIDPDPDPKTSYAERKRMFALPRSSWADYNTAKISAGGGVFPRTQKSIPLSKQAREALGIDAATVDPATLMNAILKAPVDLLWFGGIGTYVKATPESDAAVGDPSNDAIRVDGRDVAAKVIGEGANLAITQAGRIEFAMKGGRINTDFIDNSAGVDCSDKEVNIKIPLNREMREGKLSLAKRNALLVKMTDDVAEMVLEDNRLQSLALSIAESGGARSLPGYVRTIEILEASGRLNRKVEGLAASDELLRRGQENRGLTRPELAVVLSMSKIALQDAAEQMNLAKEKLLEPELFASFPKAMRTTHAASIRAHRLRNEIISTRVANRIVNRLGPVVALDMTEEEGASLGQVIIAFLVAERLLDLDKLWSRIEHAELPEEVRVELFAIAARSVHAHLSDILRAASGEPSVSAMCKLLDRGVRKISAAATKLIRSEVRNEAAARRDHLVELGADEDIVRGLVRLYELDGVFGLAALAARDDIDELALTRAYTQLGEALGLDWAQQQIARFTPRDQWERLLTAGLARDFEQLRIDFLGRLRGKDPEAGVESWVSKHSSRIDQFRDLIARARRQGVVTSPMLAQVAAQARILLAR from the coding sequence ATGACCGCCCAGCCGCGCCTGCCGAAGACGCTGGTCGATACCATTCGCTCTGCATTGACCAGCAACGCCCTGCCCGGCGAGACCGAGAGCTTCGATAAGGCCCGCCAGTGCGAAGCCGCGGAATTCATCGCGTCCGCCCTCGCCGTTCGCGCGCCGCGCACCACGTCGATCCAGATGGAATCGACTGGCGGCGAAGCCGGCCGCCGGCGCATGCGGCTGGTCGCGGTTAACGAGGACATGCCGTTCCTGGTCGACAGCGTCGCCGGCGCACTGGCCGCCCGCGACCTGAGCGTCCACCGCCTGCTGCACCCGATCGTCAAGGTCACCCGCGACAAGGACGGCCGGGTCGTGAAGATGGGCGAAGGCGAGCCGGAATCGATCATCTACCTCGAGCTCGACCGCGCCGATGCGCGCGGCCGCCAGGAAGTGGTCCGCCAGCTCAAGCGCGTCCTGTCAGATGTGCGCGCCGCCGTGCGCGACTGGAAGCCGATGCTGGCCCGGATGGTCGAGGATGCCGAAAGCATCGCCGAGACCGATCCCGAGAGCGCCGCCCTGCTGCGCTGGCTGGCCGCCGATAATTTCACCCTGCTAGGCCACGGCAATTTCGGAAAGAAGGGCCAGGTCAGCGACGCGCTCGGCATTCTCAGGCATGAAAGCGCGCTGTGGGAGAAGGACGCGGCCCAGGCCGCGATCGCGCACCTGGCGCAGGAGGACCGCGCGGTCCTGATCCTGAAGGCCGATCGTATTTCGCCGGTTCACCGCCGCGTCCCGCTGGACGTCGTGATGGTCCGCCTGGGCAATGGCGAATTGTCGGTGCACACCGGCCTGTGGACGAGCGAGGCGTTGCGCACGTCCGCCCAGCACGTCCCGGTGCTTCGCCAGCGCCTGGCCGAGCTGGACCGGGAATTGGGATTCGCGCCGTCCAGCCACGCCGGCAAGGCGCTGGCGCACGTCATTTCGACGCTGCCGCACGATCTGCTGATCTCGTTCGACGAACAGGAAGTTCGCGCCGCGGCGCTGACCGCGATGAGCCTGGCCGACCGGCCGCGGCCGAAATTGCTGTTGCTGCCAGGTGCGCTGCGCCGGCACCTGTATGCCTTCGTCTGGCTGCCCCGCGACGAGCTGACCACCGCCCGTCGCCGCGCTATCGGCATGATGCTGGAATCGGAAATCGAAGCCCCGATCAGCAGCTGGCAGGTCGAACTTGGCGAAGGCGAACTGGCGCTCATCCGCTTTACCCTGCCGATCGACCCAGCGTCCGAACTGCCCGATGCCGACGCGCTCGACGCCGCCGTGGTGGAGATGGTGCGCGGCTGGAGCCCGGCGGTCGAGGCCGAACTGATCGCCGCCGCCGGCGCTCCGCGCGCTGCCCGGCTCGCGCTCAGCTACTTGCCCGCCTTCCCCGAAGGCTATCGCACCCGCACCAGTCCGGAAGAAGCCGCGCAGGACGTGGTTCGGCTGTCCGAACTGGCCGATGACGACCAGCGTTCGGTGCGTCTGTGCCGGTCGTCGCACGGCATGCACGAGCTTGAGCTCAAGACCTATCGCCGCGGCGACCTCATCCCGCTGTCCGAAGCCGTCCCGGTCCTTGAAAATTTCGGCTTCAAGGTGCTGGAGGAAATTCCGACTTCGCTGGCCGGCGGGTCCATCGGCTACATCCACGATTTCCGGCTTGAGCTGCCGGGGGTCGAGGACGTCACCCCGATCCTGGAGCGCGCGGCGGTCATCGAGGAAGCCATTTCCAACGTGCTCGAGGGCGCGGCGGAAGATGACGAGTTCAACCAGCTGGTGTTGTTCACCGGGCTCGATCCGACCGCGGTCGTGTGGATCCGCGCCTGGTTCCGCTACCTTCGCCAGACCGGCAGCGCCTTCGGCCTGTTGACGATCGCCGACGCCCTGCGCCGGGCGCCCGAAGCCACGCAGGCGATCACCGGCCTGTTCCGGTCGTTGCACGATCCGGCGACGCGCGGGCGCGACGCGGCCATCGAACGATGCCGAAGCGCCTTCGACGACGCGCTGGCCAATGTCCGGTCGATCGACGACGACCGCATCCTGCGCCGCATGCGCGCGCTGGTCGAAGCGATCATCCGCACCAACGCCTTCTCGCCCGCAGCGGCGGAAGCGCTGGCCTTCAAGATCAACTCCGCCGAAGTCCCCGGGCTTCCGGCCCCGGTGCCGTGGCGCGAGATCTGGATCTATTCGCCGCGCGTCGAGGGCATCCACCTGCGAGGCGGGCCGATTGCCCGCGGCGGTATCCGCTGGTCGGACCGGCGCGACGACTTCCGCACCGAAATCCTTGGCCTGATGAAGGCTCAGCTGGTCAAGAACAGCGTCATCGTTCCGACCGGGGCCAAGGGCGGTTTCTATCCCAAGCTGCTGCCGCCGCCGACGGATCGCGACAAGTGGGTCGCCGAAGGCACGGCAAGCTACAAGATCTTCATCCGGGCGCTGCTGTCGATCACCGACAACATCGTCGACAATAAGGTCGTGCATCCCGAGCGCGTGGTCGTCCGCGATGGCGACGACCCCTATTTCGTCGTCGCCGCCGACAAGGGCACGGCGACATTTTCCGACATCGCCAACGGCATCGCGCTCGACCACGGTTTCTGGCTTGGCGACGCGTTCGCCAGTGGCGGGTCGAACGGCTACGATCACAAGGCGATGGGCATCACCGCGCGCGGCGCGTGGATTTCCGTGCAGCGTCATTTCCTGGAAATGGGCGTCGATGTCCAAAAGGACCCGGTCAAGGTGGCCGGTGTCGGCGACATGTCGGGCGACGTGTTTGGCAACGGCATGCTGCTGTCCAAGTCGATCCGGCTGATTGCCGCGTTCGACCACCGGCACATCTTCATTGATCCCGATCCGGACCCCAAGACCAGCTATGCGGAACGCAAGCGCATGTTCGCGCTGCCGCGGTCGAGCTGGGCCGACTACAATACCGCCAAGATTTCCGCCGGCGGCGGCGTCTTCCCGCGTACGCAAAAGTCTATTCCCTTGTCGAAACAGGCGCGCGAGGCGCTGGGCATCGACGCCGCGACCGTCGATCCCGCGACGCTGATGAACGCCATCCTCAAGGCGCCGGTGGACCTGCTGTGGTTCGGCGGCATCGGCACTTATGTGAAGGCCACCCCGGAAAGCGACGCGGCGGTCGGCGACCCAAGCAACGATGCGATCCGAGTCGACGGCCGGGACGTTGCGGCGAAGGTCATCGGCGAAGGCGCCAATCTGGCGATCACGCAGGCCGGGCGCATCGAGTTCGCGATGAAGGGCGGTCGCATCAACACCGACTTCATCGACAATAGCGCCGGCGTCGATTGCTCCGACAAGGAAGTGAACATCAAGATTCCGCTCAACCGCGAAATGCGGGAGGGCAAGTTGTCGCTGGCGAAGCGCAATGCGTTGCTGGTCAAGATGACTGACGACGTTGCCGAAATGGTGCTGGAGGACAACCGGCTCCAGTCACTGGCCTTGTCGATCGCCGAAAGCGGCGGCGCGCGATCCCTGCCCGGCTATGTCCGGACGATCGAGATCCTCGAGGCCTCGGGCCGCCTGAACCGCAAGGTCGAAGGTCTTGCCGCGAGCGATGAACTGCTTCGCCGAGGCCAGGAAAATCGCGGCCTCACCCGTCCGGAACTGGCGGTCGTCCTGTCGATGTCCAAGATCGCGCTGCAGGACGCGGCCGAGCAGATGAACTTGGCAAAGGAAAAGCTGCTCGAGCCCGAACTGTTCGCGTCGTTCCCGAAGGCGATGCGAACTACGCACGCCGCGTCGATCCGCGCCCACCGGTTGCGCAACGAGATCATTTCGACCCGCGTCGCCAACCGCATCGTCAACCGGCTGGGTCCGGTCGTCGCGCTCGACATGACGGAAGAAGAAGGCGCGTCGCTGGGCCAGGTGATCATCGCCTTCCTGGTCGCGGAACGGCTGCTCGACCTGGATAAATTGTGGTCGCGCATCGAACATGCGGAGTTGCCGGAAGAAGTCCGCGTCGAACTGTTCGCCATCGCCGCCCGCAGCGTTCACGCGCATCTGTCCGACATCCTGCGTGCTGCGAGCGGGGAGCCCAGCGTCAGCGCGATGTGCAAGCTGCTCGATCGCGGCGTGCGCAAGATTTCCGCCGCCGCGACCAAGCTCATTCGGTCCGAAGTGCGCAACGAAGCGGCGGCGCGCCGCGACCATCTGGTCGAGCTTGGCGCCGACGAGGATATCGTCCGCGGCCTCGTCCGGCTGTACGAACTGGACGGCGTGTTCGGCCTCGCCGCGCTCGCCGCGCGCGACGATATCGACGAGCTGGCGCTGACCCGCGCCTACACCCAGCTGGGCGAAGCTCTGGGTCTGGATTGGGCGCAGCAGCAGATTG
- a CDS encoding PAS domain-containing protein, with product MDSYRDYAAEFETADTAAEDHGPDASIGTDERRMHVRAYNYWVSLLDGRDYPSIEDLEPGDLKDFAPHSVLLDFTAGRDNPATPYIGDAIRVECDLPEQVTTIDEVPSRSLLSRLTDHYMQIIANRAPVGFEAEFDNQRNETISYRGILMPFSSDGETIDFIYGVINWKKGDGVAPVLRAALPPIAADEEPLELTDAVAFDDQPLDLTEPLAEPAAAYQVPHIDEPAEDLGTELGDDAGLADRLWAARESAEAVKDAEGRSREALYRALSRAYDFALAAMAEPDDYAELLEDSGMKAQARAPMTPVVKLVFGIDYDKARLTEYSAALSFAHRQGVETGAFFEFITRQAGGLKALVVAERAARRPQPKTDTRTEQAREKLRTAPTLSAVESDEEFALVLTRRTRDGVHEAVAIVDDDAMVERAIRKVGA from the coding sequence ATGGACAGCTATCGCGATTATGCGGCCGAGTTCGAAACCGCCGATACGGCGGCGGAGGATCATGGGCCTGATGCCTCGATCGGCACCGACGAACGTCGGATGCACGTCCGCGCCTACAATTACTGGGTCTCGCTGCTCGACGGGCGGGACTATCCGTCGATCGAGGACCTGGAGCCGGGCGACCTCAAGGATTTCGCGCCGCACAGCGTCCTGCTCGACTTTACCGCCGGCCGCGACAATCCGGCGACGCCCTACATCGGCGATGCCATCCGCGTCGAATGCGACCTGCCCGAACAAGTCACCACCATCGACGAGGTGCCGAGCCGGTCGCTGCTGTCGCGGCTGACCGATCATTACATGCAGATCATCGCCAACCGCGCGCCGGTCGGCTTCGAGGCCGAATTCGATAATCAGCGCAACGAGACGATTTCCTATCGCGGCATCCTGATGCCCTTCTCTTCCGACGGCGAGACGATCGATTTCATCTACGGGGTGATCAACTGGAAGAAGGGCGATGGCGTGGCCCCGGTGCTGCGCGCTGCCTTGCCCCCCATTGCGGCGGACGAAGAGCCGCTGGAGCTGACCGACGCGGTGGCGTTCGACGACCAGCCGCTGGACCTGACCGAACCGCTGGCCGAGCCGGCGGCGGCGTACCAGGTGCCGCACATCGACGAGCCAGCCGAGGACCTGGGAACCGAACTTGGCGACGACGCCGGGCTGGCCGACCGGTTGTGGGCCGCGCGCGAAAGCGCCGAGGCGGTCAAGGATGCCGAAGGGCGCAGCCGCGAGGCGCTCTATCGGGCGTTGTCCAGGGCTTATGATTTCGCGCTCGCCGCCATGGCCGAGCCGGACGATTATGCCGAACTGCTCGAGGATTCGGGCATGAAGGCGCAGGCACGCGCGCCGATGACCCCGGTGGTTAAGCTCGTCTTCGGCATCGACTACGACAAGGCGCGGCTGACCGAATATTCCGCAGCCTTGTCCTTTGCGCATCGGCAGGGTGTCGAGACCGGCGCCTTCTTCGAGTTCATCACCCGGCAGGCCGGCGGCCTCAAGGCCCTGGTCGTCGCCGAACGCGCCGCGCGCCGGCCGCAGCCGAAGACCGACACCCGGACCGAACAGGCGCGCGAAAAGCTGCGCACGGCGCCGACGCTGTCGGCGGTCGAAAGCGACGAGGAGTTCGCGCTGGTGCTGACCCGCCGCACGCGCGACGGCGTTCATGAAGCAGTGGCGATCGTCGACGACGACGCCATGGTCGAGCGTGCCATTCGCAAGGTGGGCGCCTAG